In Musa acuminata AAA Group cultivar baxijiao chromosome BXJ3-9, Cavendish_Baxijiao_AAA, whole genome shotgun sequence, a single genomic region encodes these proteins:
- the LOC135648781 gene encoding pollen-specific leucine-rich repeat extensin-like protein 3 encodes MEALGRCLLLFLLLFSSSFLPRPSSALSDAEAAAIARRQLLALPENGQLPDDFEFEIEIGIRISNPRLRSSYVALQAWKTAIYSDPHNFTANWDGPDVCGYNGIFCSPAPDDPSLNVVAGADLNGADIAGFLPAELGLLTDVALFHINSNRFCGIIPKSFSHLKLLHEFDASNNRFVGPFPDVVLGLPSLKYLDLRFNNFEGALPPELFDRDLDAIFLNNNRFSSHIPNNFGSSKASVIVLANNKLGGCIPASIGDMGATLNELVLLNNGLDGCLPPEIGSLGNTTVVDVSWNSLTGVLSKSFDGLTKVEQLDLSHNVLTGVVPAGLCRLPSLANFTFSYNFFKGEADECVPTSTKSDVVFDDTSNCLARRPTQKSGEMCAPVVSRPVDCGRSKCGSGPKKPSPKPGKPSPKPSPNPTTPSPPPKVVSSSPPPPPPQPVPSPPPPPQVVSSPPPPQQRGSPMTPARPPPSPHSESPVTRVHSPPPPATTPPPTPTHPSPPPPVSSSPSPVHSPPPPVHAPPPPVPSSPSPVYSPPPPLRSPPPPVYSPPPPPPPVSSPPPPVYSPPPPVRSPPPPVPSPPPPAYSPPPPPAHSPPPPPVRSPPPPVYSPPPPPPVLSPPPPVYSPPRAVSPPPPSVSSLPPTSNSSPPPPPSPDLDMLPPVGGLSYASPPPPLYPGYN; translated from the coding sequence ATGGAGGCCCTGGGCCgctgcctcctcctcttcctcctcctcttttcttcctccttcctcccgcGCCCCTCCTCGGCCCTCTCCGACGCCGAAGCCGCTGCCATCGCCCGCCGCCAGCTCTTGGCCCTCCCTGAGAACGGACAACTTCCCGATGACTTTGAGTTCGAGATCGAGATCGGCATCCGGATCTCCAATCCCCGCCTCCGCAGCTCCTACGTCGCCCTCCAAGCTTGGAAGACCGCCATCTACTCCGACCCTCACAACTTCACCGCCAACTGGGACGGCCCCGACGTGTGCGGCTACAACGGCATATTCTGCTCACCGGCTCCCGACGATCCCTCGCTCAACGTCGTCGCCGGCGCCGACCTAAATGGCGCTGACATCGCCGGGTTCCTCCCCGCGGAGCTAGGCCTCTTGACCGACGTCGCGCTCTTCCACATCAACTCCAATCGCTTCTGCGGCATCATCCCCAAGAGCTTCTCCCACCTCAAGCTCCTCCATGAATTCGACGCCAGCAACAATCGCTTCGTCGGCCCGTTCCCGGACGTTGTTCTCGGCCTCCCCTCGCTCAAGTACCTCGACCTTCGTTTCAACAACTTCGAGGGCGCGCTACCGCCGGAGCTCTTCGACAGGGACCTGGACGCAATCTTTCTGAACAACAACCGGTTCAGTTCTCACATTCCCAACAACTTCGGCAGCTCCAAGGCCTCCGTCATCGTCCTCGCCAACAACAAGCTCGGCGGGTGTATCCCGGCCAGCATCGGGGACATGGGCGCCACCCTCAACGAGCTCGTCCTTCTCAACAATGGCCTCGATGGATGCTTGCCGCCGGAGATCGGGTCGTTGGGCAACACGACGGTGGTGGACGTGAGTTGGAACTCCCTCACGGGTGTGCTGTCGAAGAGCTTCGATGGTCTGACCAAGGTGGAGCAGTTGGATCTGTCGCATAACGTCCTCACGGGCGTCGTTCCGGCGGGACTCTGCCGGTTGCCCAGCCTTGCCAACTTCACCTTCTCCTACAACTTCTTCAAGGGTGAGGCCGACGAGTGTGTGCCGACGTCCACCAAGTCCGACGTGGTGTTCGACGACACGAGCAACTGCCTCGCCAGGAGACCGACACAAAAGTCCGGTGAGATGTGCGCGCCGGTGGTGAGCCGCCCTGTCGACTGCGGTCGCTCCAAATGCGGATCAGGTCCCAAGAAACCATCGCCCAAGCCGGGGAAACCATCCCCAAAGCCGTCGCCGAATCCAACTACGCCATCGCCACCACCCAAGGTTGTCAGCTCCtcgcctccaccaccaccaccacaacctGTTCCTTCACCACCTCCGCCGCCACAGGTTGTCAGCTCGCCACCACCGCCACAACAGAGAGGTTCTCCAATGACACCGGCTCGTCCTCCACCCTCACCACACTCAGAGTCACCGGTAACACGAGTTCACTCACCGCCACCTCCAGCCACGACTCCACCACCCACCCCAACTCACCCATCGCCACCTCCTCCGGTTTCCTCGTCGCCATCCCCAGTCCATTCACCACCGCCACCGGTCCACGCACCACCTCCTCCAGTTCCCTCATCACCATCACCGGTCTATTCACCACCGCCACCGCTCCGTTCTCCACCTCCTCCCGTctactcaccaccaccaccaccaccgccagtcTCGTCACCCCCACCACCGGTCTATTCACCACCTCCACCGGTCCGTTCACCGCCGCCACCGGTCCCCTCTCCACCTCCTCCTGCCTACTCACCCCCGCCTCCACCGGCTCattcaccaccaccgccacctgtTCGCTCTCCACCTCCTCCCGTCTactcaccaccacctcctccgccgGTGCTCTCTCCGCCTCCTCCAGTCTATTCACCACCGCGAGCCGTGTCTCCTCCACCCCCGTCGGTTTCATCTCTTCCTCCCACCTCCAACTCCTCTCCACCACCGCCGCCTTCTCCCGACTTGGATATGCTACCACCCGTGGGCGGATTAAGCTACGCATCCCCACCGCCACCCTTGTACCCAGGATACAATTAA
- the LOC135648718 gene encoding translocase of chloroplast 101, chloroplastic-like isoform X1 has product MASEVSGASVSSEAKEAPMRSEPDGDTGGDGDPRAAVEPEKESSDGSAPASAAAGGTLTTTSSMPVAQETPDDDPDEEAFQEALEYGDDDGFSDAAKASGSLNDGELMEGEEKGEPPSETQVLATVQGNSQHETVEMLSSEIPRTEETSHREVLSAVVKESTENSTSQSTETKPIGDGSVVGDEELGLHDAHEENDEGLVEESGESATPTIGAVEEERHGAEPDVADDVKIGVAAVSDQNVYPICIPAAQEMETVENPTLSIEGNPVEDETAAAGNVDRDEERADPGAQEKDGSLVDKLGESARPVIDVLLESKTANDKFDTAEEEKNGGKAEMEEVNIDVAGVAPTLSIEDNPVEDGTAAAGNVDRNEEQVDPDAPEKDGGLVEKLGKPAKGTGGDKADISEVDIGTSENADSDQSVNQGSTPASQTVDESSKSTHGVNDEEMNENLIQSYSGVDTMMVYVSTGKLDGSNMRKNDLSENHEVADSKSGESSANKDDTVSDGETVFSKPSIQEKVDTASDGETVSSERSVHEIVDEKLTNESNRTANGTEANNDEPVPELVPDGQNSKSAQDRQSPSITAGESRNRVTEGDDFGASGVNEDALAQLPTSVTEPEPTPSEDLIYHVQDLDQEKAEDEDKNLVSDGPPRVAISTSSETAKQLMSELEEGSSSVTPHSVSDDSKDVDGQIILDSDEELVTDEEDGRHAMIDSDALIALLKAASSSTDDGGISVTSQDANRIFLVDRPAGLGPSIPSLKPTLPRPARSNLLSPSDLAVAAEPDDQMTKEQKQLHEKVELIRVKFLRLVRRLGHSPEDTVVAQVLYRLSLAEGIRSGRQTGQAYSLESAKKKALLLEQDGTEDLDFSCNILVLGKSGVGKSATVNSIFGEEKSPTSAFEPATTSVKEIVGTVEGVKIRVLDTPGLRASGMDQASSRRILASIKKYTKRCPPDIVLYVDRMDTLTRDQNDLPLLRTITSTLGSSIWFNAIVALAHAASAPPDGPSGSPLSYEVFVAQRSHAVQQSIRLAAGDMRLMNPVALVENHPSCRKNREGQKVLPNGLSWRSQMLLLCYSSKILSQANSLLKLQDPSPGKLFGLRLRPPPLPFLLSSLLQSRAHPKLPSDHHGDNEDSDIDLDDLSDADQGEEEEEYDQLPPFKPLRKSQIAKLTKEQRRSYFDEYDYRVKLLQKKQWKEELRRLKEIKNGQKVLKDDFGLADMVEDFDQDNAPATVPVPLPDMVLPPSFDCDAPTYRYRFLETTSQFLCRPVLDTHGWDHDCGYDGVSLEESLAVAGRFPAVLSAQVTKDKKEFSIHLDSSVSAKHGENGSTLAGFDIQTVGKQLSYILRGETKSKMLKKNRTTGGISVTFLGETIATGLKFEDQLSIGKQVNLGASTGAVRAQGYTAYGANLEVRLRDKDYPISQALATLGLSLMSWHGDLALGANLQSQFSIGRNSKMAVRVGLNNKRTGQITVRMSTSEQLQLALVGIIPIAISIFQSMKPGESFQY; this is encoded by the coding sequence ATGGCGTCCGAGGTGAGCGGCGCGTCAGTCTCGTCGGAAGCCAAGGAAGCCCCGATGAGGAGCGAACCCGACGGAGACACAGGAGGGGACGGGGATCCCCGTGCCGCCGTGGAACCGGAAAAGGAGAGCAGTGACGGCTCGGCCCCCGCCTCGGCCGCGGCCGGAGGCACCTTGACGACCACCTCCTCGATGCCTGTAGCACAGGAGACTCCGGACGACGACCCGGACGAGGAGGCGTTCCAGGAGGCGCTGGAATATGGGGACGACGATGGGTTCTCGGATGCCGCTAAAGCTTCAGGATCATTGAATGATGGTGAACTCATGGAAGGAGAGGAGAAAGGTGAGCCCCCATCGGAGACTCAGGTTTTGGCCACCGTCCAAGGCAATTCCCAACATGAGACCGTGGAAATGCTGTCAAGTGAAATCCCTAGGACAGAGGAGACCTCACATCGTGAGGTTTTGTCGGCTGTGGTGAAAGAGTCGACGGAGAATTCCACTTCGCAAAGCACCGAAACGAAGCCAATCGGGGATGGTTCTGTCGTTGGCGACGAGGAGCTCGGACTCCACGACGCTCACGAGGAGAATGATGAGGGCTTGGTCGAGGAATCGGGAGAGTCTGCTACCCCTACTATTGGTGCGGTTGAGGAAGAGAGACATGGAGCCGAACCTGATGTTGCGGATGACGTGAAAATTGGCGTTGCCGCAGTTTCCGATCAAAATGTCTACCCAATTTGTATACCTGCCGCACAGGAGATGGAGACTGTGGAGAATCCCACTTTGAGCATCGAAGGGAACCCAGTCGAGGATGAGACTGCTGCAGCTGGCAATGTGGATAGGGATGAGGAGCGTGCAGACCCTGGTGCTCAGGAGAAAGATGGAAGTTTGGTCGACAAATTGGGAGAATCTGCTAGGCCTGTTATTGATGTGCTACTGGAGTCAAAGACAGCAAACGACAAGTTTGATACCGCCGAAGAAGAGAAAAACGGAGGCAAAGCTGAGATGGAAGAGGTGAACATTGACGTTGCTGGGGTTGCTCCCACTTTGAGCATTGAGGATAACCCAGTCGAGGATGGGACTGCTGCCGCTGGAAATGTGGATAGGAATGAGGAGCAAGTAGACCCTGATGCTCCGGAGAAAGATGGAGGCTTGGTCGAGAAATTGGGAAAACCTGCTAAAGGGACGGGCGGAGACAAAGCTGATATCAGCGAGGTGGACATTGGCACTTCTGAAAATGCCGATTCTGATCAAAGTGTCAACCAAGGAAGTACTCCTGCTTCTCAAACAGTAGATGAATCATCCAAATCAACTCATGGAGTAAATGACGAAGAGATGAATGAAAATTTAATACAGAGTTATTCCGGTGTGGACACTATGATGGTCTATGTTTCAACCGGAAAGCTTGATGGATCAAATATGAGGAAAAATGATTTGAGTGAGAATCATGAAGTTGCAGATAGTAAGTCCGGTGAAAGTTCTGCTAACAAAGATGATACAGTGAGTGATGGTGAAACTGTCTTTAGTAAGCCTTCTATTCAGGAGAAAGTGGATACAGCTAGTGATGGCGAAACTGTCTCTAGTGAGCGTTCTGTTCACGAGATAGTGGATGAGAAGCTAACAAATGAATCGAATCGAACTGCAAATGGAACTGAGGCAAACAATGATGAGCCTGTGCCTGAATTGGTTCCAGATGGGCAAAATTCAAAATCAGCCCAAGATAGGCAATCTCCATCTATCACTGCTGGGGAATCAAGAAACAGGGTGACTGAAGGAGATGACTTTGGGGCTTCTGGTGTGAATGAAGATGCACTTGCTCAATTACCAACTTCAGTTACAGAACCAGAACCAACACCGAGtgaagatttgatttatcatgtgCAAGACCTTGACCAGGAGAAGGCAGAGGACGAAGACAAAAACTTAGTTTCTGATGGACCACCTAGGGTGGCAATATCGACGAGCTCAGAAACTGCAAAACAGCTGATGAGTGAATTAGAAGAAGGCTCTTCTAGTGTCACCCCTCATTCAGTGTCAGATGACTCAAAGGATGTAGACGGCCAGATTATTTTGGATTCAGATGAAGAGTTGGTGACTGACGAGGAGGATGGAAGACATGCAATGATCGATTCTGATGCATTGATTGCGCTTCTGAAAGCGGCAAGCAGTTCCACTGATGATGGAGGTATCAGTGTCACTTCTCAAGATGCTAATAGAATCTTCTTGGTCGACCGTCCAGCTGGTCTGGGGCCCTCAATTCCATCTCTGAAACCTACTCTTCCCCGTCCTGCACGATCAAACCTTCTTAGTCCTTCTGATCTGGCTGTAGCAGCAGAGCCTGATGATCAAATGACCAAGGAACAAAAACAGTTGCATGAGAAAGTTGAGCTTATTAGGGTGAAGTTTCTACGTCTTGTTCGTAGGTTGGGCCATTCACCTGAAGACACGGTGGTAGCCCAGGTGCTATATCGTCTGAGTCTTGCAGAAGGTATTCGTAGTGGAAGGCAAACTGGCCAGGCTTATAGTCTTGAGAGTGCAAAAAAGAAGGCTTTGCTGCTAGAACAAGATGGAACTGAAGATTTGGACTTTTCCTGTAACATTCTTGTCCTAGGAAAGAGTGGAGTGGGCAAGAGTGCAACTGTAAATTCTATATTTGGTGAAGAGAAGTCTCCAACCAGTGCATTTGAACCAGCAACAACTTCTGTTAAAGAGATTGTAGGAACCGTGGAGGGGGTTAAGATTCGGGTTTTAGATACTCCAGGTCTTAGAGCTTCAGGAATGGACCAAGCATCAAGCAGGAGAATCCTGGCATCCATAAAGAAATACACAAAGAGATGCCCTCCAGACATTGTTTTGTATGTGGACCGCATGGACACACTGACCCGAGATCAGAATGACTTGCCTCTGCTAAGAACAATTACTAGCACTTTGGGTTCATCCATATGGTTCAATGCCATTGTCGCTCTCGCACATGCTGCGTCTGCCCCTCCTGATGGACCAAGTGGTTCCCCTTTGAGCTATGAGGTGTTCGTGGCCCAAAGGTCTCATGCTGTTCAGCAGTCCATAAGGCTAGCAGCTGGAGACATGCGCCTGATGAATCCAGTGGCTCTTGTTGAGAACCATCCATCTTGTAGAAAGAACAGGGAGGGACAAAAAGTGCTCCCTAATGGTCTGTCATGGAGATCACAGATGCTGCTGCTCTGTTACTCTTCAAAGATATTATCTCAAGCTAATTCACTTCTAAAGCTTCAAGATCCTTCTCCCGGAAAACTGTTTGGTCTCCGTCTACGTCCTCCACCGCTTCCCTTCCTGCTTTCTTCTCTGTTGCAGTCCAGAGCACACCCAAAACTTCCATCCGATCATCATGGTGACAATGAAGATTCTGATATTGACCTAGATGACTTATCAGATGCTGatcaaggggaagaagaagaagagtatgaTCAACTTCCACCATTTAAGCCCCTGAGGAAGTCTCAAATTGCCAAGCTGACCAAGGAGCAAAGAAGATCATATTTTGATGAGTATGATTACCGAGTTAAGCTTCTTCAGAAAAAACAGTGGAAGGAGGAGCTCAGACGATTGAAAGAGATAAAGAATGGACAGAAAGTGTTGAAGGATGATTTTGGGCTTGCTGATATGGTCGAAGATTTTGATCAGGATAATGCCCCTGCAACTGTACCAGTCCCTTTGCCTGATATGGTATTGCCCCCTTCTTTTGACTGTGACGCCCCAACGTATCGATACCGTTTTCTAGAGACTACCTCACAGTTTCTTTGTAGGCCAGTACTGGATACGCATGGTTGGGATCATGATTGTGGTTATGATGGGGTAAGCCTTGAAGAGAGCCTCGCTGTTGCTGGCCGATTTCCTGCTGTCTTATCAGCTCAAGTGACTAAGGACAAAAAGGAATTCAGCATCCATTTAGATTCCTCTGTCTCGGCCAAGCATGGGGAAAATGGTTCTACTCTCGCTGGCTTCGATATCCAGACTGTTGGAAAGCAACTTTCTTACATTCTGCGCGGTGAGACCAAGTCCAAAATGTTGAAAAAGAACAGGACTACTGGAGGGATCTCCGTAACCTTCTTGGGGGAAACCATAGCTACTGGATTAAAGTTTGAAGACCAACTTTCTATTGGGAAGCAAGTGAATCTTGGTGCAAGCACTGGTGCTGTTCGAGCACAAGGTTATACTGCATACGGAGCCAATTTGGAGGTGCGACTCCGCGATAAGGATTATCCCATAAGTCAAGCCCTTGCCACCTTGGGGTTATCTTTGATGAGTTGGCATGGTGATTTGGCTTTGGGTGCAAACCTGCAGTCTCAATTCTCCATTGGGAGGAATTCAAAGATGGCAGTTCGTGTTGGGCTGAACAACAAGCGGACTGGGCAGATCACCGTCAGGATGAGCACCTCAGAACAACTTCAACTTGCACTCGTGGGTATCATCCCCATTGCAATCTCTATCTTCCAGAGCATGAAGCCCGGTGAGTCCTTCCAGTATTAG
- the LOC135648718 gene encoding translocase of chloroplast 159, chloroplastic-like isoform X2, which produces MASEVSGASVSSEAKEAPMRSEPDGDTGGDGDPRAAVEPEKESSDGSAPASAAAGGTLTTTSSMPVAQETPDDDPDEEAFQEALEYGDDDGFSDAAKASGSLNDGELMEGEEKGEPPSETQVLATVQGNSQHETVEMLSSEIPRTEETSHREVLSAVVKESTENSTSQSTETKPIGDGSVVGDEELGLHDAHEENDEGLVEESGESATPTIGAVEEERHGAEPDVADDVKIGVAAVSDQNVYPICIPAAQEMETVENPTLSIEGNPVEDETAAAGNVDRDEERADPGAQEKDGSLVDKLGESARPVIDVLLESKTANDKFDTAEEEKNGGKAEMEEVNIDVAGVAPTLSIEDNPVEDGTAAAGNVDRNEEQVDPDAPEKDGGLVEKLGKPAKGTGGDKADISEVDIGTSENADSDQSVNQGSTPASQTVDESSKSTHGVNDEEMNENLIQSYSGVDTMMVYVSTGKLDGSNMRKNDLSENHEVADSKSGESSANKDDTVSDGETVFSKPSIQEKVDTASDGETVSSERSVHEIVDEKLTNESNRTANGTEANNDEPVPELVPDGQNSKSAQDRQSPSITAGESRNRVTEGDDFGASGVNEDALAQLPTSVTEPEPTPSEDLIYHVQDLDQEKAEDEDKNLVSDGPPRVAISTSSETAKQLMSELEEGSSSVTPHSVSDDSKDVDGQIILDSDEELVTDEEDGRHAMIDSDALIALLKAASSSTDDGGISVTSQDANRIFLVDRPAGLGPSIPSLKPTLPRPARSNLLSPSDLAVAAEPDDQMTKEQKQLHEKVELIRVKFLRLVRRLGHSPEDTVVAQVLYRLSLAEGIRSGRQTGQAYSLESAKKKALLLEQDGTEDLDFSCNILVLGKSGVGKSATVNSIFGEEKSPTSAFEPATTSVKEIVGTVEGVKIRVLDTPGLRASGMDQASSRRILASIKKYTKRCPPDIVLYVDRMDTLTRDQNDLPLLRTITSTLGSSIWFNAIVALAHAASAPPDGPSGSPLSYEVFVAQRSHAVQQSIRLAAGDMRLMNPVALVENHPSCRKNREGQKVLPNGLSWRSQMLLLCYSSKILSQANSLLKLQDPSPGKLFGLRLRPPPLPFLLSSLLQSRAHPKLPSDHHGDNEDSDIDLDDLSDADQGEEEEEYDQLPPFKPLRKSQIAKLTKEQRRSYFDEYDYRVKLLQKKQWKEELRRLKEIKNGQKVLKDDFGLADMVEDFDQDNAPATVPVPLPDMASTGYAWLGS; this is translated from the exons ATGGCGTCCGAGGTGAGCGGCGCGTCAGTCTCGTCGGAAGCCAAGGAAGCCCCGATGAGGAGCGAACCCGACGGAGACACAGGAGGGGACGGGGATCCCCGTGCCGCCGTGGAACCGGAAAAGGAGAGCAGTGACGGCTCGGCCCCCGCCTCGGCCGCGGCCGGAGGCACCTTGACGACCACCTCCTCGATGCCTGTAGCACAGGAGACTCCGGACGACGACCCGGACGAGGAGGCGTTCCAGGAGGCGCTGGAATATGGGGACGACGATGGGTTCTCGGATGCCGCTAAAGCTTCAGGATCATTGAATGATGGTGAACTCATGGAAGGAGAGGAGAAAGGTGAGCCCCCATCGGAGACTCAGGTTTTGGCCACCGTCCAAGGCAATTCCCAACATGAGACCGTGGAAATGCTGTCAAGTGAAATCCCTAGGACAGAGGAGACCTCACATCGTGAGGTTTTGTCGGCTGTGGTGAAAGAGTCGACGGAGAATTCCACTTCGCAAAGCACCGAAACGAAGCCAATCGGGGATGGTTCTGTCGTTGGCGACGAGGAGCTCGGACTCCACGACGCTCACGAGGAGAATGATGAGGGCTTGGTCGAGGAATCGGGAGAGTCTGCTACCCCTACTATTGGTGCGGTTGAGGAAGAGAGACATGGAGCCGAACCTGATGTTGCGGATGACGTGAAAATTGGCGTTGCCGCAGTTTCCGATCAAAATGTCTACCCAATTTGTATACCTGCCGCACAGGAGATGGAGACTGTGGAGAATCCCACTTTGAGCATCGAAGGGAACCCAGTCGAGGATGAGACTGCTGCAGCTGGCAATGTGGATAGGGATGAGGAGCGTGCAGACCCTGGTGCTCAGGAGAAAGATGGAAGTTTGGTCGACAAATTGGGAGAATCTGCTAGGCCTGTTATTGATGTGCTACTGGAGTCAAAGACAGCAAACGACAAGTTTGATACCGCCGAAGAAGAGAAAAACGGAGGCAAAGCTGAGATGGAAGAGGTGAACATTGACGTTGCTGGGGTTGCTCCCACTTTGAGCATTGAGGATAACCCAGTCGAGGATGGGACTGCTGCCGCTGGAAATGTGGATAGGAATGAGGAGCAAGTAGACCCTGATGCTCCGGAGAAAGATGGAGGCTTGGTCGAGAAATTGGGAAAACCTGCTAAAGGGACGGGCGGAGACAAAGCTGATATCAGCGAGGTGGACATTGGCACTTCTGAAAATGCCGATTCTGATCAAAGTGTCAACCAAGGAAGTACTCCTGCTTCTCAAACAGTAGATGAATCATCCAAATCAACTCATGGAGTAAATGACGAAGAGATGAATGAAAATTTAATACAGAGTTATTCCGGTGTGGACACTATGATGGTCTATGTTTCAACCGGAAAGCTTGATGGATCAAATATGAGGAAAAATGATTTGAGTGAGAATCATGAAGTTGCAGATAGTAAGTCCGGTGAAAGTTCTGCTAACAAAGATGATACAGTGAGTGATGGTGAAACTGTCTTTAGTAAGCCTTCTATTCAGGAGAAAGTGGATACAGCTAGTGATGGCGAAACTGTCTCTAGTGAGCGTTCTGTTCACGAGATAGTGGATGAGAAGCTAACAAATGAATCGAATCGAACTGCAAATGGAACTGAGGCAAACAATGATGAGCCTGTGCCTGAATTGGTTCCAGATGGGCAAAATTCAAAATCAGCCCAAGATAGGCAATCTCCATCTATCACTGCTGGGGAATCAAGAAACAGGGTGACTGAAGGAGATGACTTTGGGGCTTCTGGTGTGAATGAAGATGCACTTGCTCAATTACCAACTTCAGTTACAGAACCAGAACCAACACCGAGtgaagatttgatttatcatgtgCAAGACCTTGACCAGGAGAAGGCAGAGGACGAAGACAAAAACTTAGTTTCTGATGGACCACCTAGGGTGGCAATATCGACGAGCTCAGAAACTGCAAAACAGCTGATGAGTGAATTAGAAGAAGGCTCTTCTAGTGTCACCCCTCATTCAGTGTCAGATGACTCAAAGGATGTAGACGGCCAGATTATTTTGGATTCAGATGAAGAGTTGGTGACTGACGAGGAGGATGGAAGACATGCAATGATCGATTCTGATGCATTGATTGCGCTTCTGAAAGCGGCAAGCAGTTCCACTGATGATGGAGGTATCAGTGTCACTTCTCAAGATGCTAATAGAATCTTCTTGGTCGACCGTCCAGCTGGTCTGGGGCCCTCAATTCCATCTCTGAAACCTACTCTTCCCCGTCCTGCACGATCAAACCTTCTTAGTCCTTCTGATCTGGCTGTAGCAGCAGAGCCTGATGATCAAATGACCAAGGAACAAAAACAGTTGCATGAGAAAGTTGAGCTTATTAGGGTGAAGTTTCTACGTCTTGTTCGTAGGTTGGGCCATTCACCTGAAGACACGGTGGTAGCCCAGGTGCTATATCGTCTGAGTCTTGCAGAAGGTATTCGTAGTGGAAGGCAAACTGGCCAGGCTTATAGTCTTGAGAGTGCAAAAAAGAAGGCTTTGCTGCTAGAACAAGATGGAACTGAAGATTTGGACTTTTCCTGTAACATTCTTGTCCTAGGAAAGAGTGGAGTGGGCAAGAGTGCAACTGTAAATTCTATATTTGGTGAAGAGAAGTCTCCAACCAGTGCATTTGAACCAGCAACAACTTCTGTTAAAGAGATTGTAGGAACCGTGGAGGGGGTTAAGATTCGGGTTTTAGATACTCCAGGTCTTAGAGCTTCAGGAATGGACCAAGCATCAAGCAGGAGAATCCTGGCATCCATAAAGAAATACACAAAGAGATGCCCTCCAGACATTGTTTTGTATGTGGACCGCATGGACACACTGACCCGAGATCAGAATGACTTGCCTCTGCTAAGAACAATTACTAGCACTTTGGGTTCATCCATATGGTTCAATGCCATTGTCGCTCTCGCACATGCTGCGTCTGCCCCTCCTGATGGACCAAGTGGTTCCCCTTTGAGCTATGAGGTGTTCGTGGCCCAAAGGTCTCATGCTGTTCAGCAGTCCATAAGGCTAGCAGCTGGAGACATGCGCCTGATGAATCCAGTGGCTCTTGTTGAGAACCATCCATCTTGTAGAAAGAACAGGGAGGGACAAAAAGTGCTCCCTAATGGTCTGTCATGGAGATCACAGATGCTGCTGCTCTGTTACTCTTCAAAGATATTATCTCAAGCTAATTCACTTCTAAAGCTTCAAGATCCTTCTCCCGGAAAACTGTTTGGTCTCCGTCTACGTCCTCCACCGCTTCCCTTCCTGCTTTCTTCTCTGTTGCAGTCCAGAGCACACCCAAAACTTCCATCCGATCATCATGGTGACAATGAAGATTCTGATATTGACCTAGATGACTTATCAGATGCTGatcaaggggaagaagaagaagagtatgaTCAACTTCCACCATTTAAGCCCCTGAGGAAGTCTCAAATTGCCAAGCTGACCAAGGAGCAAAGAAGATCATATTTTGATGAGTATGATTACCGAGTTAAGCTTCTTCAGAAAAAACAGTGGAAGGAGGAGCTCAGACGATTGAAAGAGATAAAGAATGGACAGAAAGTGTTGAAGGATGATTTTGGGCTTGCTGATATGGTCGAAGATTTTGATCAGGATAATGCCCCTGCAACTGTACCAGTCCCTTTGCCTGATATG GCCAGTACTGGATACGCATGGTTGGGATCATGA